One genomic window of Leptotrichia shahii includes the following:
- a CDS encoding tetratricopeptide repeat protein, translating into MKKILIVLFLIASLSVLGANSQSSVNMGDYYIVDVNLMTEYSKEKTEFKNKYIALSEKNDKKNLIELLKKYIEKYPDDSYAYEEIGTDYLSLDNLKEAEKYYLKAIELGNNDTGLYSLALIYGDEDSLKLLNLTPDEKKAKIKISEKYKKQLSDDGFTHGKLRELREHKQIAMFGNAYSIYKLAVHYHGVKNYKLSEKYARQFLEFDKENSDIINILAEDLFGQHKYTEAEKLLLPFAQKGKQNEQYLLAISYYYQNKLDEAEKWAKKVLETAKKDNDADNIKIVNHLLDEIKNK; encoded by the coding sequence ATGAAAAAAATTTTAATTGTATTATTTTTGATAGCAAGTTTAAGTGTTCTAGGTGCAAATAGCCAAAGCAGCGTAAATATGGGTGATTACTATATAGTGGATGTTAATCTTATGACTGAGTATTCAAAAGAAAAAACAGAGTTTAAGAATAAATATATTGCTTTATCTGAGAAAAATGATAAAAAGAACTTAATTGAATTATTAAAAAAATATATTGAAAAATATCCAGATGATTCTTATGCTTATGAAGAAATAGGTACTGATTATTTGTCACTGGATAATTTAAAAGAGGCAGAAAAATATTATTTAAAAGCAATTGAATTGGGAAATAATGATACAGGACTATATTCATTAGCTTTAATATACGGTGATGAAGATAGTTTAAAATTATTGAATTTGACTCCTGATGAAAAAAAAGCTAAAATTAAAATATCAGAAAAATATAAAAAACAACTTTCAGATGATGGCTTTACGCATGGGAAGCTTAGAGAGCTTAGAGAGCATAAACAAATAGCAATGTTTGGTAATGCATATTCAATATATAAATTAGCAGTTCATTATCATGGAGTAAAAAATTATAAATTATCAGAAAAATATGCAAGGCAATTTTTAGAATTCGATAAAGAAAATTCAGATATTATAAATATATTAGCCGAAGACCTGTTTGGACAACACAAATATACGGAAGCAGAAAAACTGTTATTGCCGTTTGCTCAAAAAGGTAAACAAAATGAGCAATATCTTTTAGCAATTAGCTATTATTATCAAAATAAGCTTGATGAAGCAGAAAAATGGGCGAAAAAGGTACTAGAGACAGCTAAAAAAGATAATGATGCTGATAATATTAAAATAGTAAACCATTTATTGGATGAAATAAAAAATAAATAA
- a CDS encoding tetratricopeptide repeat protein, whose amino-acid sequence MKKVLAGLFLIASLSVLAINKGKSPMEHDIDYVWYHYELNSKYEKLFSKEKKEFKDKWEQNRNNKKNLITLLKKYTEKYPNDAYAYEALGTAYMLDNFKEAEANFLKAIKLGDDDTAKYSLALLYADKGEKDNDKEKTKLAEKYLKELENEGINSDYNLENLRDTKNGALIGNAQALFGLAAYYDNYGNYKMSEKYATEFLEFDKENLDNLMFLSNAYIAQKKYTESEKLFLPLAQKGMMQAQYLLALGYYHAGNLKEAEKWAKKTLEKSGTKQLDDIEVAKELLNRINSKLKVQNKK is encoded by the coding sequence ATGAAAAAGGTTTTAGCGGGATTATTTTTAATAGCGAGTTTAAGTGTCTTAGCTATAAATAAAGGAAAGTCTCCAATGGAGCATGATATAGATTATGTATGGTATCATTATGAATTGAATTCCAAGTATGAAAAGTTATTTTCAAAGGAAAAAAAGGAATTTAAGGATAAATGGGAGCAAAATAGAAATAATAAAAAAAATTTAATTACACTATTGAAAAAATATACTGAAAAATATCCGAATGATGCCTATGCTTACGAGGCTTTGGGTACGGCATATATGTTGGATAATTTTAAGGAAGCAGAAGCAAATTTTTTAAAGGCTATAAAGCTGGGGGATGATGACACAGCGAAGTATTCTTTAGCTCTTTTGTATGCTGATAAAGGCGAAAAGGATAACGATAAGGAAAAAACAAAACTTGCTGAAAAATATCTTAAAGAATTAGAAAATGAAGGAATTAATTCAGACTATAACCTTGAAAATCTTAGAGATACTAAAAATGGCGCATTAATAGGAAATGCTCAGGCACTGTTTGGATTGGCGGCTTATTATGATAATTATGGAAATTATAAAATGTCAGAAAAATATGCTACAGAATTTTTAGAATTTGATAAGGAAAATTTAGATAATTTAATGTTTTTAAGCAACGCATACATTGCTCAAAAAAAATATACAGAATCAGAAAAACTATTTTTACCACTTGCTCAAAAAGGAATGATGCAGGCACAATATCTTTTAGCACTTGGATATTATCACGCTGGAAATCTTAAGGAAGCAGAAAAATGGGCGAAAAAGACGCTGGAAAAATCTGGAACAAAACAGCTAGATGATATTGAAGTAGCAAAAGAGTTGCTGAATCGAATAAATTCAAAATTAAAAGTTCAAAACAAAAAATAA
- the rpsB gene encoding 30S ribosomal protein S2, whose amino-acid sequence MAVITMKQLLEVGAHFGHQAKRWNPKMKPYIFTERNGIHILDLHQTLGATEAAYEFVRQISEEGGKVLFVGTKKQAQEAIKEEAERAGGFYVNHRWLGGLLTNLETIKKRVKRLKELEEMDADGTLDTAYTKKEAGLLRKEMAKLSKNIGGIKEMNTLPAALFVVDIKKEFLALEEAKKLGIPVIALIDTNVDPDLVTYKIPANDDAIRSVKLFAQVIANAAIEGNGGIENISEGAEVEVPANEEIVEEVVEEVIEETTEA is encoded by the coding sequence ATGGCAGTTATTACAATGAAACAATTATTAGAAGTGGGAGCACATTTTGGACATCAGGCAAAAAGATGGAATCCTAAAATGAAACCATATATCTTTACAGAAAGAAACGGAATCCACATTTTGGACTTGCACCAAACTTTGGGAGCAACTGAAGCAGCTTATGAATTTGTTAGACAAATTTCTGAAGAAGGTGGAAAAGTATTATTTGTTGGAACAAAAAAACAAGCTCAAGAAGCTATTAAAGAAGAAGCAGAAAGAGCTGGAGGATTTTATGTAAATCACAGATGGTTAGGTGGATTATTAACTAACTTGGAAACTATCAAAAAAAGAGTAAAAAGATTAAAAGAATTAGAAGAAATGGATGCTGATGGGACTTTAGATACAGCTTACACTAAAAAAGAAGCTGGATTATTAAGAAAAGAAATGGCAAAACTTTCTAAAAATATCGGTGGAATCAAAGAAATGAATACTTTACCAGCTGCATTATTTGTAGTTGATATCAAAAAAGAATTCTTAGCATTAGAAGAAGCTAAAAAATTAGGAATTCCTGTAATCGCATTAATTGATACAAATGTAGATCCTGATTTAGTAACTTACAAAATTCCTGCAAATGATGATGCTATAAGATCGGTAAAATTATTTGCACAAGTTATTGCAAATGCTGCAATTGAAGGAAATGGTGGAATTGAAAATATTTCTGAAGGGGCAGAAGTGGAAGTTCCTGCAAACGAAGAAATCGTTGAAGAAGTAGTAGAAGAAGTTATAGAAGAAACTACAGAAGCATAA